A single window of Nematostella vectensis chromosome 4, jaNemVect1.1, whole genome shotgun sequence DNA harbors:
- the LOC125561980 gene encoding uncharacterized protein LOC125561980: MQTERFDMARSQSAKARESRNLLSIALFVLIPPSRGQEIRTLRIAPSGDREHVQGLNSLVLNSDGTLMFRFEDYKTYGSHGVDVTNLPEDHRLNVIIREYLDKYRDILLDASDDGTTNNFLLLTDKGKPFSGPAFSTHMKSVFYHLTGVSVNLHLLRSSFVTYCYGDSQCTDAMKDSLASALRHTRKQAQLTYDRRNSSEKKSLAVSLASELAENTIESLSAQPSDRNAGLDKGSWVALTVEGSTLANPNILLARIQNLMPGRKASLLWFKATAEKGLYAFHYDEASWIESLDALVPVQVKEIKNSPGLYKLTTSLKKIHRAVLGNN, encoded by the exons ATGCAGACAGAAAGATTTGACATGGCACGCTCACAG AGTGCCAAGGCTAGGGAGAGCAGGAATCTGCTGTCGATCGCGCTTTTCGTATTGATACCTCCTTCCAGAGGACAAGAGATCCGGACACTGCGAATTGCCCCGTCCGGTGACAGAGAACACGTCCAGGGACTGAATTCATTAGTCTTGAATTCAGATGGCACCCTCATGTTCAGATTCGAGGATTACAAAACATATGGCTCTCATGGGGTTGATGTCACAAATTTGCCA GAAGATCACAGATTGAACGTCATCATAAGGGAATATCTGGACAAATACAGAGATATTCTTCTCGACGCCTCTGACGATGGCACAACCAACAATTTTCTTCTCCTG acaGATAAAGGAAAACCCTTTAGTGGTCCCGCATTCTCAACCCACATGAAGTCTGTCTTTTACCACCTAACAGGAGTGAGTGTCAACTTGCACCTTCTGAGAAGCTCCTTCGTGACTTATTGTTATGGGGACAG CCAGTGCACCGACGCAATGAAAGACAGTTTGGCGTCGGCCTTGAGACACACAAGGAAGCAAGCTCAACTCACCTATGACCGTAGAAATTCCAGCGAAAAGAAGAGTTTGGCTGTCAGCCTTGCTTCAGAATTAGCAGAAAATACAATCGAGTCACTATCAGCTCAGCCGTCCGACAGAAATGCAGGGCTTGATAAAGGTAGCTGGGTTGCTCTCACAGTAGAAGGCAGCACTCTGGCAAATCCGAACATTCTGCTAGCTAGAATTCAGAACCTCATGCCCGGTAGAAAGGCTTCGCTACTGTGGTTCAAGGCCACTGCGGAAAAAGGCCTGTACGCTTTTCACTACGATGAAGCCAGCTGGATAGAAAGCTTAGATGCCTTAGTTCCCGTCCAAGTGAAAGAGATTAAAAACTCTCCCGGCCTCTACAAATTGACcacatcattgaaaaaaatacacagggcGGTCTTAGGGAACAACTGA